The Staphylococcus sp. 17KM0847 DNA segment TTTGAAAACAGGAGCATAATGGTAAAAGTGTAACTCTAATAACTTCATTGCTAATCTCCATTCAACAACTGTCTTTTTAACTTACCTGTACTTGTATAAGGTAGCTTCGTCACATATTGTATATCTACTGGTAATTTATACTTTGCGAGACGCTCGCTTAAAAACTCCCAAATATCTTCAATACATTCTTGTGCTACTAAATACAAAAATGGGCGCTGTCCCCAATATTCATCATAAATCCCTACACACATCGCATCGATAACTGCTGGATGTTGTTTGGCAATCCGCTCAATTTCATTTGGATAAATATTTTCACCACCGCTGATTATCAAATCTTTACGTCTATCATGAATCACAACATATCCTTGATGATCGATGCTTGCGATATCTCCAGTTTTAAAATACCCCTCTGCATCAAAACATCCTGGTACATCACTGGGATATAAATAACCATTCATCACGTTATCCCCTCTTACACACAACTCTCCGTGACCTTGTGCATTCGGTGCTATAACTTTCAATTGATTATGCTGACTCACACGTCCGACTGTTTCAGGATGTGATGCTAACATATTCGGATGTGCTGTTAAAAACTGTGAACAAGTCTCTGTCATACCAAATGAATTATATATTGGTAAGTGATATGATAAAGCCTGCTCAACAAACTTTTTCTCTAATTTTGCACCACCAAGTAATACTTTTTCCAAATGATATGGCTTTGTCAAACCTGCATACATCAGACGTTGTAACGTAAGTGGAACTAAAGAAATATGTGTGATATGTTGTTGCTGTAACGCATTAAGCACGCGCACTTCATCAAACTTATCCATTAAAAATAAAGTAAAACCATATAATACGCTACGAATAACAATACTCAATCCAGAAATATGATAAATGGGTAAAACGACTAACCAGCGGGAGGTTTTATCAAATCCTAAACTGACTTTGCAACTTTCAGCACTAGCACGATGGTTTTTAAATGTTTGCGGTACTGCCTTTTGAGATCCTGTTGTCCCAGAAGTAAACATAATCGAAGCAATATCAGTCTCATGAAATGTAGTAGAAGGTATAAGCCGATGCACAAATGGTATGTCATCACATGTTATACAAGTTAGATGGGTCATTTGTATTTGATGACATCTCAATCGATAACGCTCTGTTACAACAACTGTCCGAACATGGATGGATTGCATTTGTGCACGTATCTCTTCATCTGTTAAACGATTATTAATCAATGCTATCTCAATGCCATATAGCCATGCACCATGTATCAGTGCTAATGCTTCTACTGAATTATCAACCAGTAATCCTATTCGTCGGTCTTTAAGCGCCTTTAAACGTGTGCCATAATTTTGGGCAAGTACATACAACTGTTGAAATGTTAAACGTCGTGATGCTGTTTCTATCGCGATTGCTTCCGGTTGTTGTTGTACTTGTTTTACCAGCCAATGTTCCATGCTGATACCTCCTCATAAATACTCAATTCTTATTATAGCTATATTTAGTAGCAAATGCATTGTTAGCGTTTTAACCTTTAATATAAAAGTACTTTTAATGGTGTTTATCTGCATAACGATAAAGACCGGAAATCGAATAAAAATCTTAATGACTACAAAGATTTTATGATCCGATTCCGGTCATGCGCCTATATTTAATAAATTATAAACTCAAGTATCTATCCCAAAATTTAATGTGTTTCTCCCATAACGAATCGTGCGTCTGTATCTCTTTCACCGATACTTTTAATAGCTGCTTCTAAGCCTACCGTTATCGTTTCGATAGACATTGCAGGCATATTTGTTTTATCAACAACTTGTTCTGGAATAAACGGCACGTGAATAAAACCATATTTTAAATCTGGGTATAATTTATCTGCTAAATAACCAAGTTGATATAAGATATGATTACAAACAAAGGTTCCTGCTGTATTAGATAACCTTGCAGGAATTCCACTTTTTTTAATGGCTGCTGTCATATGCTTTACAGGTAATGTTGAAAAGTATGCAGGTGCGCCATCTTGCTGTATCGGTTCATCAATAGGTTGATTTCCTTCATTATCAGCAATTCTCGCATCATCTAAATTAATTCCTACACGTTCTGGTGTGATCTCAAATCTCCCACCAGCCTGTCCAACCGCTAATACGGCATCATAATGTTGTTTTTTCAGTTGCTCCGCAATAACATCTTTTGACTTATGAAACACAGTCGGTATTTCGAGTGTTGTAATCGTATGCTCTCCGATCTTTCCAGGTAAACGTTTCACTGCTTCAAGTGCTGGATTCACCTTTTCTCCACCAAATGGATCGAATGCTGTAACTAAAATATTCATCACATGCCCTCCTTTTAAAATGCCCATACATACATCAATACAATGTGTACCCCAATTAATATCAATGCAACAGGTGCTTGTGCTTTAATAACCGAAAACTCACTTTTCATTTCTAATAGTGCAACAGGTAATGTATTAAAGTTTGCTGCCATAGGTGTCAATAACGTTCCACAAAAACCACCTGTCATTGCCAGTGCTCCCGCAATGACTGGATCTCCACCTTGTGCAATGACAAAAGGTATACCAATACTTGCTGTAATCACTGTAAACGCTGCAAATGCATTCCCCATTAACATCGTGAATAATACCATACCCAAAATATATGCAGTAGCTCCAATAAAGTGGTTATTATGTGGTAAAAATGATGAAATACCATTTGATATCACATCTCCAACGCCACTAACTGTAAATAATACACCTAATGCAGTTAAAAATTGAGGTAAAATACCCACCGTTCCTACTTGCTGTGTTAAACGGTCACTATCATATAAGATATATTTCATTTTAGGTTTAATTAAGAAATATGCAAAAATCACACCTACAACAGAGGCAACTCCTAATCCAATCGCTCCGCCAAATGGTGTCCAGTTCGATACGATAACTGCGACAACCGCCAGAACAATTGCGGGTAAAAAGAGTTTATTACCATATTTTTGTGCACCTTGCTCTCCTTCATTTTCAGTTACATCAACAATATTAATAATTTGAACTTGTTTGAACAAAGTGAGTACACCCATCCCTAAAATACACGCACCTGTTATAGCTTTAGGTATATACGGTCCAATCATAAAAGTTAACGCAAGTAAAAACCAAAATAATGCCGTGCCATATTTTTTAGGGTTTCCTGGAGCTTTTAATACACGTAGCGCCGTATACAACAGCTGTAATCCAATTAAAATATAGAAAAACTCAAGAATTTGATTTAACGTTTGTTCATTCATTATGATCCACCTGCCTATTGCTATATTTACGTTCTAAATATCTATCAAAATATATATTTTTAAGTGTGACGATCACTAAAGTTATTAGCGCAATAGGTACAGAAGCAAGCACCAAGCTAATAGCAGAAACTTCAATATTTAATGATTTGAACGTCCCCACCATTAATAAAATACCAGCTGATCCTACAAATAAATTTTGACCAAAAAAGTTCCCATAATTTTCCATTGCAGATGTTTCCGCCTTAATCTTCTCAACATCTTTTGAATCAACCTCTTCGTCACTCAAGTTAAAACGTGTTTTCAAAGCACCTTGTACCATTGGATTAATCAGTGGTCTGACAAACTGAGGATGTCCTCCAATTCTTATAGATGCTATACCTGCAATCTCTCTGATAAATAAATAAACCGTCATTAAACGCCCACTCGTAATTTCTTTTATATTCGTAATAAGCCGAGTTGCTTGTTTCTTCAAACCAAACCTTTCAATAAGTCCCACCATAGGTAATGTCAAAATAAAAAGTGTAACCAATCGATTCTCAATAAAAGCATCACCTAAAACTTCTAATAATTCGATAAAATTCATACCCGACACAAGACCTGTAACAACAGCTGCCGTCAAAATAACCGCAATGGTATCCACTTTAAACATAAAACCTAAAATAATAATGATAATACCTATTAACTTAATCCATTCCATAAAATCTCCCTCCCTTTTTGAATATGTTATAAAAATTTTTATTTTAGTTCAATATGTTTTTTAAATATTTTGAAAAATAAAATGAAAATAATGTTTTTTATAGCCTCCTTGTATATGACTAGAGCGGTCTAAATAGCATCTCTATTGATGTCAGTTCGCTCATTTGTATTATGTGCATATAATATAAGTGAGATAATCAATATGATGGATCATAATAATTACAAACAACGCAAATCTATTTAAACATAAAGCTCTGATAGAGTTTTTGATTTTTGTTTGAATAATTCATTAGGCAACATACGTTACATTCTATTAGACACACACATTGCTCATTTTTGTTACACGAAGGTGTATCAATATATTACATTTGATGGAAATGAAATTTGGTTCTGTTAAAGCATTTTCGGAAGATATAGGGTTAGCTTATACAACAGTTCGTTCTATATTAGAAAGAGGCGTTTTCAATGCTAAAGTTGAAAATGTACTTAAAATCTGCAAAGGGTTAAATATCAAACTAGAACAGATACTTGATTTTGAACAACCTGAACAAGACACTTTAGCTGCTCATCTTGAAGGAGATTACACACAAGAAGAACTTGACGAAATTTTAGAATATACCGAATTCGTCAAACAAAAACACAGAAAACAATAAAGGAGCAATACATATGACTATGTATGAAAAGTTAATAATTGATAATAGTCATATACCTATTAGTGATGAATTTAGTCTGAAAGGTGGCTTTAAAGGCATTTACGCTAATGGTGCTATTTTGATAGATAAAGATATGACTAGCTACCATAAACATGAAGTCTTAGCTGAAGAAATCGCACATTATCGAATTACTCATGGTAATATACTGGATCAGTCAAACATGCTAAATAGGAAATTCGAATTAAAAGCTAGACGTCTTGCTAATGAAACATTGATTACATTGCAAGGTTTAATTGAGGCTTTTAAATACGGTGTTCAAAATCTTCATGAAATGGCGATTTATTTTGAAGTTTCTAAGAGCTTTATTAAAGAAACCTTAGAACATTATAAAATGAAATACGGTTTACAGATTAAACATGGCGATTATCTAATCAGATTTGAGCCATTAACAATATATAAAGATATATAACTGATTAAATCGCTTCATGCGTTTAATAAATAAATTTAGGGAGGTTGAGTATGGAGGATTTAAGACCAATGATAAGTAACATATCATTCTATATTAAAGATGAAAAAGAAAATGAAAAAGAAAATAAAAAAGAAAATAAAAAAGTCATAAAAGATTTTAGTGAGCTAGAGTTCAACACCCCTTTATACTTTGACTTTACTTTAAGCGGAATTAATGAAATACCCAAACATAAAAAAACGTATATTACTATTTTATATTATGATAAAGTCCAAACATCTCATGGGCTTCCATTTGTTCCAGAATACCAACTCAATGAAATTTGGCAAGAGACCATCATAAATAATTCATCAAAATACATTGAAGTTAACTGATTTATCTTTTGCGTATGGTTTAAGAAATTATGAATTTAGTGAAAATTATCAAAACCTTAAAATCATCTATACTGCTCATCAAATAGATTTTCAAAATATCAATTCAAAAGAACTTCTAAGTTTAATGAAACATAAGAATAAACACGACTTATTTCATACTAAGGTGTCAATGATACCTAGAGTTAAGGGGTATCAAAATGAGTGAATTGAAACCTTTATCAGGCAATAAAACTTTGTATGAATTAATCACTGATAATAAAACTGTTAAATATGAAAGTTATTGGCAAGGTAGTTTTATAATAAGTGATTAGTGCGATTATATATAGGAAGGATGTTGAGGGATGGAGAATTTAAGCAAACAATTAGTCGATAAAAGTATTGAATCTTTTATTTTAGGGTTAGAAATATATAATAAACCTACTATTAAATATAGAATCGAAGGATTTTCGTTTTTTATTTGTAATGCATGGGAATTAATGTTAAAAGCAGAATTATTGAATCGTGGAGAAAATATTTATTACGAAGACCACCCTAATAGAACCATTAGTTTAAGTAACGCTATCAAATTAATCTATCCAGATTGTAATACTCGAATTAGATTGAATTTAGAGAAAATTGTGGATTTAAGAAATATTAGCACTCATTTTATTACTCAAGAATACGAGGTCAAGTATGCTCCTTTATTCCAGGCATGTGTAATGAATTTTATTAATGAGACTATGAGATTCCATAACAAAGATGTTTCTGAAAATATTTCTCAAAATTTTTTAACTATTTCTGCTAGTTATGAACCGTTATCTAATGAGCAAATTAAATTGAAATACCCACCTGAAATTGCAGAGAAATTAATTAAAGAATCCAATGATATAGATGTATTAAGTAAGGAATATAATTCCGATAAATTTTCAATTGGTATTAAGCAAAATCTATACATTACAAAAAAGACAGAAGATGCTGATTTCATGGTAGCTGTTCACAAAGGGTCAGATATTAAAGTCGATTTTGTTAAAGAATATAAAGACCCATCAGATACACATAAATACTCGTTTAACAATGTAATAACAGCAGTGAATGAAAGACTCAAAAAGAAAAATATAAATATGACATATCCTAAGGGTTTCAATCAATTTGTGTTAAATTTAATAATTGATTTTTACGATATCAAAAACGAAGAAAAATATGCATATAAGCACAAAATAGGAAAACAAAAATCCTTCACTTATTCCCAACAATTTATTGAATTTATCGTTAATGAAATAAGAAAGAATCCAACAAAATTTGTGGATAGTTTAAGAAATAAAAAAAGATAACCCCAGGCACATAGGAATGCTCAGTGCAAATGCACCTACCCCATTTTGGGACCCAGCGTTAATCCTTCTCGAGTTATCTTGCTTTTATTATAAGTCATATTGTAGTGTAATTCAATAAAAATATATAAGGTAGTTCGCCTGCCCTATATATTTTTTAAACACAACAGAACATACGTTCTTAAAGGAGTGAGGAGAATGAGTGTTAAAAAATACAATGGTAACAAATGGTATTATGATTTCGGCTATGAAGGAAAGCGATATAAAAAGAAAGGCTTTAAAACGAAAAGAGAAGCGACTGAAGCTGAAACAATTGCTAAAAACAAACTAATGCAAGGTATCGTTATTAACAACAAAAGTTCTTTTATCGACTATTATGAACAATGGATTGAGGTCAACAAAAAGAATGTAATTACAGATAAAGCATATCAGACGTATGTTAATGCTATTAATCAGTTTAAAAAATTTTTAGCAACTGAAAATCTAGACGACATTACATTAAACAACTTCTCGACTATTTTGTATCGTAAATTTATCAAATGGTATGGCGCTAATCACGCCACCGAATCGGTCAAAAAGATACACAATTGTCTCAAAGCATCTTTAACAGACGCAATACAAGAAGGTCTTATATATAAAGACCCCACATACAAGGCAGTGGTTAAAGGAAAAAAGCCAAGCCAACCAGAAGAAACCAAGTTTATGAATATAGAGGACTACAAAAAATTGAAAGCATATGTAGCAAGTACCCCTATTCAATCATACCTTTTCATCTACATTTTAGTTATTACCGGAGGACGTTTTGGGGAAGTTCAAAAATTAACAACTGATGATATTGACTACTTAAAAAATACGATTCATTTAAGAGGTACGAAAACAGAAACATCTGATCGTATAGTTGACATTCCACCTGAAGATATGAAAACATTACGAACAACATTGTCAGAAATGCCAATCAATATGAATAAACAAATATTTAACACTGGTTACTCCCTGATAACAAACAATGCTGTTACGAAAGTCCTTCAAAAATTTTGTTTAGAAAACCGACTTGGTAAACTTACATTGCATTCGATTAGACACACACACTGTTCTTATTTATTACACGGTGGCGTTTCAATTTACTATATATCAAAACGTCTTGGTCACTCTACTATTAAAACTACATTAGATGTTTATTCACACCTACTTGATGAAACTAATAAAATCGAGACCCAAAAGGCTCTAAAGCTAATAAAATCAATGTAGGGGACGTGATATTATTTCTCGGGGACGTTTTTCTATTTTTCCAGCATTTTGGGGACGTTCCATTCAAAATACCAAATTTAACGAAAACTAACAAAAGACAACAAAAAGCCGTCATATCAACGTTTATAGTCACGAGATACAACGGCAGAACAACGAAATATAAGCAAATAACGGAAGATAGCGGATTCGAACCGCTGAGACGCTTGTGGCGCCTACACACTTTCCAGG contains these protein-coding regions:
- the menE gene encoding o-succinylbenzoate--CoA ligase — encoded protein: MEHWLVKQVQQQPEAIAIETASRRLTFQQLYVLAQNYGTRLKALKDRRIGLLVDNSVEALALIHGAWLYGIEIALINNRLTDEEIRAQMQSIHVRTVVVTERYRLRCHQIQMTHLTCITCDDIPFVHRLIPSTTFHETDIASIMFTSGTTGSQKAVPQTFKNHRASAESCKVSLGFDKTSRWLVVLPIYHISGLSIVIRSVLYGFTLFLMDKFDEVRVLNALQQQHITHISLVPLTLQRLMYAGLTKPYHLEKVLLGGAKLEKKFVEQALSYHLPIYNSFGMTETCSQFLTAHPNMLASHPETVGRVSQHNQLKVIAPNAQGHGELCVRGDNVMNGYLYPSDVPGCFDAEGYFKTGDIASIDHQGYVVIHDRRKDLIISGGENIYPNEIERIAKQHPAVIDAMCVGIYDEYWGQRPFLYLVAQECIEDIWEFLSERLAKYKLPVDIQYVTKLPYTSTGKLKRQLLNGD
- the pcp gene encoding pyroglutamyl-peptidase I: MNILVTAFDPFGGEKVNPALEAVKRLPGKIGEHTITTLEIPTVFHKSKDVIAEQLKKQHYDAVLAVGQAGGRFEITPERVGINLDDARIADNEGNQPIDEPIQQDGAPAYFSTLPVKHMTAAIKKSGIPARLSNTAGTFVCNHILYQLGYLADKLYPDLKYGFIHVPFIPEQVVDKTNMPAMSIETITVGLEAAIKSIGERDTDARFVMGETH
- a CDS encoding DUF979 domain-containing protein, whose amino-acid sequence is MNEQTLNQILEFFYILIGLQLLYTALRVLKAPGNPKKYGTALFWFLLALTFMIGPYIPKAITGACILGMGVLTLFKQVQIINIVDVTENEGEQGAQKYGNKLFLPAIVLAVVAVIVSNWTPFGGAIGLGVASVVGVIFAYFLIKPKMKYILYDSDRLTQQVGTVGILPQFLTALGVLFTVSGVGDVISNGISSFLPHNNHFIGATAYILGMVLFTMLMGNAFAAFTVITASIGIPFVIAQGGDPVIAGALAMTGGFCGTLLTPMAANFNTLPVALLEMKSEFSVIKAQAPVALILIGVHIVLMYVWAF
- a CDS encoding DUF969 domain-containing protein — encoded protein: MEWIKLIGIIIIILGFMFKVDTIAVILTAAVVTGLVSGMNFIELLEVLGDAFIENRLVTLFILTLPMVGLIERFGLKKQATRLITNIKEITSGRLMTVYLFIREIAGIASIRIGGHPQFVRPLINPMVQGALKTRFNLSDEEVDSKDVEKIKAETSAMENYGNFFGQNLFVGSAGILLMVGTFKSLNIEVSAISLVLASVPIALITLVIVTLKNIYFDRYLERKYSNRQVDHNE
- a CDS encoding ImmA/IrrE family metallo-endopeptidase, producing the protein MTMYEKLIIDNSHIPISDEFSLKGGFKGIYANGAILIDKDMTSYHKHEVLAEEIAHYRITHGNILDQSNMLNRKFELKARRLANETLITLQGLIEAFKYGVQNLHEMAIYFEVSKSFIKETLEHYKMKYGLQIKHGDYLIRFEPLTIYKDI
- a CDS encoding DUF3644 domain-containing protein, which encodes MENLSKQLVDKSIESFILGLEIYNKPTIKYRIEGFSFFICNAWELMLKAELLNRGENIYYEDHPNRTISLSNAIKLIYPDCNTRIRLNLEKIVDLRNISTHFITQEYEVKYAPLFQACVMNFINETMRFHNKDVSENISQNFLTISASYEPLSNEQIKLKYPPEIAEKLIKESNDIDVLSKEYNSDKFSIGIKQNLYITKKTEDADFMVAVHKGSDIKVDFVKEYKDPSDTHKYSFNNVITAVNERLKKKNINMTYPKGFNQFVLNLIIDFYDIKNEEKYAYKHKIGKQKSFTYSQQFIEFIVNEIRKNPTKFVDSLRNKKR
- a CDS encoding tyrosine-type recombinase/integrase codes for the protein MSVKKYNGNKWYYDFGYEGKRYKKKGFKTKREATEAETIAKNKLMQGIVINNKSSFIDYYEQWIEVNKKNVITDKAYQTYVNAINQFKKFLATENLDDITLNNFSTILYRKFIKWYGANHATESVKKIHNCLKASLTDAIQEGLIYKDPTYKAVVKGKKPSQPEETKFMNIEDYKKLKAYVASTPIQSYLFIYILVITGGRFGEVQKLTTDDIDYLKNTIHLRGTKTETSDRIVDIPPEDMKTLRTTLSEMPINMNKQIFNTGYSLITNNAVTKVLQKFCLENRLGKLTLHSIRHTHCSYLLHGGVSIYYISKRLGHSTIKTTLDVYSHLLDETNKIETQKALKLIKSM